One Hemibagrus wyckioides isolate EC202008001 unplaced genomic scaffold, SWU_Hwy_1.0 Contig40, whole genome shotgun sequence genomic region harbors:
- the LOC131350581 gene encoding polyadenylate-binding protein 1A-like, with protein MAALFVKDLHPEVSEVILSNRFRPAGHVQSVHICRDRKTGSPLGYAYVNFRYRDDAERAIDMFSFELLLGRPMRVMWSNWEPTAKPIKGGNIFIRNLDWSIDCTSLFDTFSVFGRIVSCKVVESKGYGYVQYESAEAAERLNGKLLNDRQV; from the exons atggctgcactgtttgtgaaagatcttcaccctgaagtatcagaggtgatactttctaatagatttagacctgcaggacacgtccaatctgtccacatttgcagggacaggaagaccGGCTCTCCTCTTGGATACGCGTACGTCAACTTTCGCTATCGAGATGAcg CTGAGAGAGCCATTGACATGTTCAGTTTTGAACTCCTCCTGGGGAGACCCATGCGTGTCATGTGGTCTAACTGGGAACCCACCGCCAAGCCCATCAAGGGAGGGAACATATTCATCAGGAACCTTGATTGGTCCATTGACTGCACCTCCCTGTTTgacactttctctgtgttcgGGAGGATCGTGTCATGCAAG GTTGTGGAATCAAAAGGTTATGGGTACGTTCAGTACGAGTCAGCGGAGGCGGCGGAACGGCTGAACGGAAAACTCCTGAACGACCGCCAAGTGTAA